A genomic region of Ictidomys tridecemlineatus isolate mIctTri1 chromosome 10, mIctTri1.hap1, whole genome shotgun sequence contains the following coding sequences:
- the Srp9 gene encoding signal recognition particle 9 kDa protein isoform X1 has protein sequence MPQYQTWEEFSRAAEKLYLADPMKARVVLKYRHSDGSLCIKVTDDLVCLVYRTDQAQDVKKIEKFHSQLMRLMVAKESRSVAMETD, from the exons ATGCCGCAGTACCAGACCTGGGAGGAGTTTAGCCGTGCGGCCGAAAAGCTCTACCTCGCTGACCCTATGAAG gCACGTGTCGTTCTCAAATATAGGCATTCTGATGGGAGTCTGTGTATTAAAGTAACAGATGATTTAGTT TGTTTGGTGTATAGAACAGATCAAGCTCAAGATGTAAAGAAGATTGAGAAATTCCACAGTCAACTAATGCGACTTATGGTAGCCAAGGAATCCCGCAGTGTTGCCATGGAAACGGACTGA
- the Srp9 gene encoding signal recognition particle 9 kDa protein isoform X2 yields the protein MPQYQTWEEFSRAAEKLYLADPMKARVVLKYRHSDGSLCIKVTDDLVVGLNQ from the exons ATGCCGCAGTACCAGACCTGGGAGGAGTTTAGCCGTGCGGCCGAAAAGCTCTACCTCGCTGACCCTATGAAG gCACGTGTCGTTCTCAAATATAGGCATTCTGATGGGAGTCTGTGTATTAAAGTAACAGATGATTTAGTT